GCAATCCATGCCTTGGGTTCTGTCTATCCTTTGTGTATGTTTGGCGTTCGATAGGATCTGAAATATGATTCTTATTGTGCAGTATTTTCCTTTAATGTAGATTTTTATCTGCAGCTCTTCCATTCTCATCTCACATGATTCCTTCGGAATTAGTTCTCCAAGAACTTGAAAGTCAACTGAGGCTTTCAAAGAAGATTTAGATGCCTATTTAATTCATAGGATAACTCTGGTAACTCCCATGATTCAAGTCTAGCATCAATCTTTCCAGTGCTGCAGTTCTCCAATTGAATCGATAGCAGTTACTAAATATCTTGGAAGAGAGCAACTTCTTGGTTGGATTCGTTTTCTTTAGGTCACGGCATCAACCTCTTTGTGATGGTTTGACCCCAGAAGAGACAACTTGTCATGGTGATGGCAACCATCATCCCCACCCTCCAAATCTATCATGTTTACCCAAGCCCACATCACAAACGTCAATCCAAGGACCAAGTCAGCGCCTCAAGACTTTGAGCAGTAAAAATGCCCCttctttcctcctttttcttGGGTGTTTTGATGACATGGTGAATGATGAAACTGAAGTGGAAACGAGGCGCCATTAAAGGTTGTGCAGAAGAAATTTCCGTGTCACCAACGGGGAGCTGAGATGACCTCATCTCTGTTCTTTCCTTGATTCCCCTTCCTGTCTCCTTCCTTCCCCCTTCGTCCTTTTAAGACCCCAAGCCCAAACTCCATCTTTACCCATCCGTCTCTCTTCTGCCAACAAGCCTTCCTCTGTTTTAAACACCCAAATCTTTCTTCTTCCACAAATCCCTGCACAGATTCCTGCTGGAGTAGCGCACAATCGCAAGAACCCatcgagaagaagagaaaggtacAATCTTTTTGATCCGCCGCCCGGAAAAAAagtcctttctttctctctcagGAATTCATATCGGTTTGGGGCCAAAAGTCTCGTCTTTGCACCCATTACCACCCATGAGCCAGGCGTCCAATCCCCCTCCCAATCGGCCCTCCAAGCCCTCCTCGGTCCTCCCTTACAAGACCCCAGCGTTACGGGACCATTACCGCATCGGCAAGAAGCTCGGGCAGGGGCAGTTCGGCACGACGTACCTCTGCGTCGACAAGAGCGACGGCAAGGACTACGCCTGCAAGTCCATCCCCAAGCGCAAACTCCTCTGCCGCGAGGACTATGAGGACGTGTGGCGCGAGATCCAGATCATGCACCACCTCTCGGAGCACCCCAATGTGGTCAGGATCAAGGGCACCTACGAGGACGCGCTCTTCGTGCACCTGGTGATGGAGCTGTGCGCGGGCGGCGAGCTCTTCGACAGGATCATCCAGAAGGGGCACTACAGCGAGAGGAAGGCGGCGCAGCTGATCAAGACTATCGTCGGAGTCGTGGAAGCGTGTCACTCGCTCGGGGTGATGCATCGTGATCTCAAGCCGGAGAATTTCTTGTTCGCCAGCGCCGGTGAGGATGCGGCGCTCAAAGCTACGGATTTTGGACTCTCCATGTTCTATAAGCCAGGTTAGTTCTTGGTACTCCGCCTTGTTCTTGAAAGAGGAAGGCTTTGACTTTATTCATCTGAAGTTCTTCTGGGCTTATTCTTGTTTATGACATCTTGTGTATCTTTGTTCTTTTATTATGTTGACATCATGTGGTGATCATCTTGTTCATTCAGTAGGTAGAACCTTGTTGATTAGACGGGGTTTGCCTCTTTCTTGAACAGGACAGGGTCATTGACATTCGGCGACCAATTCCAAAAAGCTTCTGCTACTTAccttatttttttcttcaaattttcTATTCAAAGCTCTTTGTAAGTTCCAAATGGTAGGACTTGTATCTTCATTGTCATTTAACATCCATGTTCTGGTTATTGTTATCATAGGCTTCAGTTCTTTCATGCTTTGCTGGCAGGTAATTCGAGAATTATCATTTGCAAGATTCACATAGTTTGACTGGACTTCTCTTCATATCTCGCAAGAGATAGATATATCTGTCTATTCTATTATAATTATTGTTTGAAAAATAATTCGTAGGACTTGTATGTTCATTGTCATTTAACATCCATGTTCTGGTTATTGATATCATAGGCTTCAATTGTTTTCGTGCTTTGCCGGTCAATAATTCAAGATTTATCATTTGCGAGATTCACATAGTTTGACCGGACTTTTCTTCATATCTAGCAAGAGATATATCTGTCTATTCTATTATAATTATTGTTTGAAAAATAATTCGTAGGACTTGTATGTTCATTGTCATTTAACATCCATGTTCTGGTTATTGATATCATAGGCTTCAATTGTTTTCATGCTTTGCCGGTCAGTAATTCAAGAATTATCATTTGTGAGATTCACATAGTTTGACCGGACTTCTCTTCATATCTCGCAAGAGATATATCTGTCTATTCTATTATAATTATTGTTTGAAAAATAATTCGTAGGACTTGTATGTTCATTGTCATTTAACATCCATGTTCTGGTTATTGATATCATAGGCTTCAATAGTTTTCATGCTTTGCCGGTCAGTAATTCAAGAATTATCATTTGTGAGATTCACATAGTTTGACCGGACTTGTCTTCATATCTCGCAAGAGAGATATCTGTCTATTCTGTAATAATTACTGTTTGAAAAAAAATTTGCTTTAAAAAGATTTGATCAAAGGAATATTTTGTTGTCCTATGTTTTAAAGAGATTCCAAGCCAACTGCTGTCTTCCTACCACTAGTTCCACAAAGAATTAAGTTGCTACTACTGAATTGATGATCAAAACCCGCTAGATGCTTAAGTAAAATCTTTCGGGAGGTAAAATTTCATTGGAggagtttatttatttatttttgaattggATGATTTCCTAACTAACTACCATGAATGTTTGAGGAAACTCACAATCTTTACTGACCTTTTATGATATTGATAAACTATCACTGTGTTGTTAATGCTTCTTGAGAGTTGTCCTTATCTTGTTTAGCTTGACAAGATATCTCTTTGTTGGTTTGTACTAATTTCATTCATATATCAGAAAGCTTGATAACCCATTGGTCTCATCAAAAGCGAGAAACAAGATAAGATATATGTCGTACTGCTTTAACACTCATTTTTCACTTACACTAAGGAAAATTTTGCAGTTATGAAGAATCTTTATAATGCCACTTATTTCGTTGTCCATGGTTGGAATGAGTTTTCTGCTCAATAGAATGCATACGAAAATTCAATGAGACTAGTCTTGTGGATATGATTTCTTTAACATTCATGTCTTTGTTTTGGTTTGGCAGCTTGTACAGGTGATATTTTGTGGAGGCGTTAAACTTGATGAGCCACAGAAGTAGTCCAACTTAGAGTATAAAGAAAACTTTGGTATCACTTTTGTAAATTCAAAAACAACCATAAGTGATCAGCCTCATAGCTGAATATCAAAAACCAAATATTATGTCCTCGAGGTTCATGTCTGATACCAATATCTGATATCCAATATAAAGTACTAATATGACACTTGGCAAATACTTCTTGTATGTCCGCTCTTGATTAGTACTTAATATCAATCTATGTATGATATATAGAAAAAGTGTTTGATTGAAAAATTTGAGGTTTCATACCAATGTATCGAGGATCAGTTAAGATATAGGGATTATGAAAGTGTACTTATACCAAATCATATCAGTTTGCATTGTTCTTAAATGGTTAGATATACAAAGTACTTGTTGTGCTTTATTTGGAACATCTGTCTATACAGAATCAAACTTTCATGGTGTTGCATATTCATTGATCTTCTATCAGAACAAAACTTTTTGGACAATCTTGAGAGTAAATTCTCAATTTTCTCAAGCAACATTATCGTACTATGGGAGTTGACATCTCTAGATCATTTTTTCTATAAATCTAAACAGCACTCAGACAAATAAGTCAAATAAGAGGTATTCTTAAGCTGATTCTGTATGAATTTCATAGGTGATATATTTTCCGACGTGGTTGGAAGCCCATATTATGTTGCTCCTGAGGTACTGCATAAACTTTATGGACCAGAAGCAGATGTATGGAGTGCCGGagtcattttatatattttgttaaGTGGAGTGCCACCTTTCTGGGCAGGTATGTTACTGATCTTCAATTTTGGTTTCTACATGCTAATACTGGTTCATTGATTCTGCTCTTTTTATAATTTGTTGTACCTCATTTACCGATATACTTCTTTTTCGCACTCAGAAACTGAAGCAGGGATATTCAGACAGATTCTAAAGGGTCATCTAGATTTTGAATCTGAACCATGGCCTGGCATTTCCGATAGCGCCAAGGATCTGACACGAAATATGCTTAATAGAGATCCGAGGAAGAGATTTACAGCACATCAGGTTCTTTGTAAGTATTTTGGTCAAGGCATTGTCTTTTAGGAATCAATTCTCCAAAAAGAAAATATCAGATTTTTAGTGACATGAAGTGTTTTCTGCCAGGTCACCCATGGATCGTTGATGATAAAGTTGCACCTGATAGGCCCTTGGATTCTGCAGTGCTATCACGGCTTAAGCAGTTCTCTGCGATGAACAAGCTTAAGAAGATGGCTCTACGGGTAATCTTATTTTGTAATATTCTGTAGGAGATAGGACATTTTTGGTCTTGACATTTAAATGTACTCAATATCTAAGTCTAAGTCACATTTTCATACCTTCACCATACTTGTTATCTAAATGACCAATCCAATTATTTTAATCAATGTCATAGAGTTGCAATTTTTTCAATGTATTAAATTCCTCAACTAAGTAGAAGGTTTTTCCGGAAATATAAGCTATATGTTATGTTGCTTACAATGGAAGGATTCTAGGTCTTGCTACAGGTGCAAGGATGGGTTGCCAATTAAGTTGGTTTGTGTATCTTTGGGGATAGAATTAGTTTATCTTTTGTTGAATCATTTGCTTAGGTCAGTTGCAGTATGTAATTTATTGTACACACAATTGGGTTGATTAGGTGGTAGTAGAGGACCTAAAGCTATGATTCATCGACTTTTTCTTTTACTATTGATTGAGTACTTTTATTGTTTTCAGCTTTTTGAAGGATTTAGAGTGGGAATGTCTTTATTTGTTTGTATTTGGTTTATATCTATTAAATTGATTGACATATATGATGTTCAAAATTGGATTCCAACTATGGTATGCAACACAATGTTTTCGGATGTAAAAGAATCATGAGCTGGGATGAGATTCTTGAATTAAGGCTTCACAGGAGTAGAGGGTTCCTAATTACTTTGAGTAGGAGATAGTTGAAGTTTCTAGCCATAATGGATAGTGTCTTAGAAGTGCCTCAGAAGCAAGATTGACACTGCCTTGAGGTTGAAGATGTCAGGTTTGTCCTTTACAGAGTCCACTGATTGGCAGGAACATGGAAAAAAGATAATTGAGGTCTACTGTGTGCAAATCAATTCTTCTAAGGACATGGAATAAGTTTTGAGAAAGTAGAAAATCTTTGAGTGGCAATTGATACTAATTTCTCACTGATTCTTATAttgattttattatataaaatataaataaatactaaTTATGTCTAACCACCTTTAGACAAAGGTTCTCTATATGCCAAGTAAACATTAATTTTCTCGGTCGACGCACAGAAACCGAGGCAAATGCTTCTAGCAAATAGATAAATAGTATAAGTGCTTTTTCTCTAATATAAATAGGAAATTGTAGATATCTCTTTCCTTATCTCTTATTTTGTGCGAAATAAATTCTCGTTTGCTAAACCAGTTCAACTCATGGGAACATACACAGTGAAGAGGTATAAATTATCATGTCACCTTCATTTCTTTTCAAACTATGTACTCACCTTGTATAGGTGGAAGCAATTTTAGTTTTTGTGTTGCTCTCTTCATTGTCATATTTGTAAATGCCACTTACCTCATGTGTtcccttgaaaattatatgtttctcAACAACACACTTTATTTTTCAGGTCATTGCTGAAAGTCTCTCTGAAGAAGAAATTGGTGGTCTGAAGGAGTTGTTCAACATGATCGATACAGACAAAAGTGGAACCATCACATTCGATGAACTGAAAGATGGCTTGAAAAGAGTGGGGTCTGAAATGATGGAATCTGAAATTCAGGCACTTATGGATGCGGTATGCAAAAATCATGATTGACTAATTTTGATGCCATCTACTGGTTTTTCTTCATTGTTAAATGCTCCAAAGAAACTGTCTTTTTCAGTAGTTCGAACTAGATTTGATTGGATTTTTAACTTAGGTTACTTTAACTGCTCCAGGCTGATATCGATAAAAGTGGCACGATAGACTATGGTGAATTTCTTGCAGCGACAGTACACATCAATAAGTTGGAGAGAGAAGAGAATCTGATATCAGcgttctcgtattttgataaagaTGGAAGTGGTTACATAACTATTGATGAACTATCACAAGCTTGTAGAGAATTTGGCCTTGATGATGTTCACCTTGATGAGATGATAAAAGAAATTGATCAAGACAATGTGAGTCTTTTTCCCTCTCTATTATTTCTGAATTTATTTCATCTTTCGTTAGATTTAGATTTTTGGTATATTCAGTTCCTGTGATGGCTTTTCCAATGTACCAGGACGAGATGTTTATTGGTTTCTTGCTTAGGTTTTCCATTGATTCTTCCTTTTGTTGGTATAAGCTGACCAATTTGGGGTTGTCCGATACTTGCAGGACGGGCAGATAGATTACAGTGAATTTGCGGCAATGATGAGAAAAGGCAATGGAGGAATTGGAAGAAGGACGATGCGAAACAGCTTCATTTTTAATCCAGCTGACGCCCGCAAGACAGAGGAACGCTAACACATGCATAGGATAAAAGCCTTTCTGAGGGACTTCAGTTTTCTGAGAAAATTTGTACAACTAGGTGGTATATCCTGAGAGCAACTGGTGAACGAGTCTTGAGCAGTGATGCCGTCATTTACTGATGATCTTCCTCGTGTAACTTTTGGAAGAGAATTATATCCATGTTATCGTTGATTTCGTAACTCCTTTGGAGGATCAATTATGAACATTTTGCTGATAAAATCTTTCAGGGAAGGATTGTTGTTTTTGCTTCATGGATCGTCTTTTGTCAAACAAGAACCTCAGGTGATCACAAACTTATTTTGAATGCATCTGAGTCTAGAGACATTCTTGATGTTTTTTTTCCTAAAATAATATGTTTTGATGGATATATTTGTACATCCTCTGCATAATCATTAGTATACATTGTTGATAATTAGACAGTAATTTTCTAAATTGTTGTAGTAATTTGACAATATATTGAAATAGTTCTTCAAAATATTTTGAATCAGTGATCATAAATCTCAAAAGCTTTAAGTGAAACAAACCAACATGTTTATAGGTGTTAACATCCTCTCTCGATTTTAGAAGTCCAACTATATTGACAATATATTGAAATAGTTCTTCAAAATATTTTGAATCAGTGATCATAAATCTCAAAAGCTTTAAGTGAAACAAACCAACATGTTTATAGGTGTTAACATCCTCTGCATAATCATTAGTATACATTGTTGATTATTAGACAGTAATTTTCTAAATTGTTGTAGTAATTTGACAATATATTGAAATAGTTCTTCAAAATATTTTGAATCAGTGATCATAAATCTCAAAAGCTTTAAGTGAAACAAACCAACATGTTTATAGGTGTTAACATCCTCTCTCGATTTTAGAAGTCCAACTATACGACGTAAAACCTAGGAAAGATGGacaaatacaaaatttaaattcatgatccacCTTATACCATCAATAATCCCAAACATTTAAATTGTTAGAAAACAATCTAATATATTTATAGGTTTTAGCAAGTCGGTTTTGGCCGTCCAACCATACGACACAAAACTTAAGAAAGATGAACAAATacaaattttaaattcatgatcgaCCATATACCATCAATGATtccaaaaatttaaattgttGGAAAAGAATCCAATATTTTTATAGGTTTTAGCAATCCGATCATATCTTTCACtacatcataaaaattataatattatctaatACATCTTATAATTTAGTATAATATGATCAGTCCTTTTATGATAATTATGCTTCTAAGATTTTGAAACACATCAAGCCATTGCCCCTCAAATCCTTGTATATATGTTTCAACTATATGCTTCCAAACAAATTTAAATTGGCAAATCCTGAAAACATTACTCCTCAAAATTAAAGATACAACAATAGCTTCAGAAACTTATGGATAAAACCAACAAAGAATCAACTTCATGTTTCTTGCAATGTttaagatcacaacatcatacatATGTTTCAGCATTGTACCAACCTTTTCCCTTCCGAGGCAACAGATACTTCTCCTTCTTGAATCTTGTTCTTGTCACTCAGCTCTGATCCCGGAAGGAAGGATCTGAGCTTTTCCCTCAGCATTGGAGATAGCAGATCACAAGAAGTCAGTGGCTCCATCGAATGAACCACTCCTTTCCTCAGCAGCAGACGACACGACGCCGTCACACCCCGAGCAAGCAGCACTCTTCGGTCAACATCATAGTTGTCCACCAACAAGAACAAGAACTCCAGCAGCATATGAGCAATATCGACATACTTGGGCACCGAATTCACCATCAGAAGCATCGCAGGTTCGATGTTCATGATGCTGTCAACCCTGTCGTCGAAGAACAGCCAGTCGTAGAACAATGCGAGCTTCACGTTCGCCTCGAAGTGGTTCCTCCTGCAACACTTCAGAAGCCAACCGATCACTGCCCACCGCGAGATGACATTGGACTGGATGATCTCGTTGGAAGGGTGGTGGGCACAGCAGATGAATCGAACTATGTCGCTTATCACGGTCTCGCTGCCAGGCCAACATAGATGCTTCTTGGCGAACCATGCTTGGTACCTTCTCTGGTTCCCCCACCTCACATAGGTGAGCAGAAACCTCAATTGGCTCTCCATTTCAGGAGGAATCCTCAGCAGGAAATAGTGTGTTGGTGTTCTTATCCGATAGAGGTCGGAAAGATCAGAAAATTCTGCAACTCCTAGTTTTTTAGGATCAGACAACAGATCCTTCCACATATCCTTGAACTCAGAGATGTAGACCAAGTCCTGGAGAAGGCGAACGAGGTCTCTTCCGATCTGCATACACAAATGGAAACACTGTCTCAGTACCTTGACACAAAAGTCGATCTCCATCCTCTTCAGCTCCTCCAACTTCACGCTGCCCGCTAATCTGTAATGATCTGACAGCAACCGGAGGTAGACGAACAAGGCGCTCGTAAGAACCAATGACTCCTCCAACAACCAGTTCCAATTGTCGGACAGCATCTTGAGAAGCTCCGAGCTCAGCCACAAATTCGACTCGGTGAAATCGCCGCCATTGATCTGCCTCAAGAGAGATATCAGCAAAGATTCGATCTTTAGGGCCGACACATTGACAAGCGCGGAGCAGACGTGGAGAAGCTGAGATTTTGGGGAATCGAGAAGCTTGGGGAAGGATTCATTGCAGAGCTTGACGAGGATGGAGGTGAAGAGCTCATAGCCGTCGACGACGATAGCGTGGAGGTGGGTGAGGTGGGTTTTAGTGAGGTGGGGTTCAGTCAGCACGCCGAAAGCGATTGCGCGATTCAATTGGGAGTATTCCGAGGGAGAAGGGATCGTCAGGGGAAATGGGGGTTTCAGTTGGTTCTGGATGAGgagaaatgcttctccgagagagGCTTCCGTCGAGTTGTTCGCTTCGTGGGCGGCGATTCGAAGCAACTTTCCGGAGTTCATGTGGAATTCATAGCCTAAAATCGGGAAAAAAGAGTTGATGAAGACGCGATTTTACGTTCAAAATACGATCTTTTGATCGAATTAGAGAAGGAGGAACAGCGTGGAGAAAGATTAGGGATTTCACATAGGGTTTTAGGGGATCGAGAAGGAGGGTTTAAGGTTGTAGTTAGAGTTCGTATAGCCACGGTTGCAGAAAACAGAGAAGGCGAAGGATTTCCTCCTCGGCTTGCGCCTGGCGGAGAAATACGACGCCTCAGAACCTCGACGGCGCCGGCCACGACGCAGCGACAGTCCCACCGGTGGGTTAAGAAGAAGCTGCCGCCACTCGCCTCGCCAACATCGAATTCACGCCGTTGGCGCGCGCGCCGTCGTCGCGTCGACCGTGCGCAAGGGCAGAGCGAGTCGTGAGAGAGCGGATCGCAGGAGGGAGGGAGCGAGGCAGGGACGCTTAGGGCACGTAGCAGGGCGCTCCATATCGTAACGATCTAAGTTACGACAAGATAAATCGTAAAGCAGCCCATCTCCGGAACCGTCGGACGTTACTTAAATCGTGGCTCAGTCAGCTGCTGCGAACAAATTCGTCCACAGCGTCCGTCGTTGCTTTTGTCGCGTCTTATATGCTGTGCAATTGTGCCTCGTAGTCCAACTTTAGTTTCTGTTCCGTCTTTTTCGGATTTGGATGGAATTAATTCACTAATATATTATTGTTTTCTTAATACTCAAAGTAGCTTCAtgcttaaataattaaaattattctgTCATGGCATAATTGTGTGTTTACCACATCGAGACTCAAAATCTATGATTAAATCGATTTGGACTGCGCCAAATGGTATGATATATTGACTTATCCCATTATAAGTTTTCGTTTATTATTTATTAGCGGACATAATTAAATCAGATTTTTGTCTTTACCGCGGCAGGTGGGTCCCGGAGGGTCCCACGAACTCCCCTCGAATGGCAGGACAGGTAGCTCAGAGGACGGGACTGCAGACGGGGCCGGATATGTATTACCATTCAGAAGTTTCGCGAGCGCACAAATGTCCGTTGTCTCTCTCGTCCCCATTCTACAACGGTCAGCGATGGCCGGGCCCCGCCAATATTTAAAGGTGGACCCACTGCACCGATGGCTCCGCTGGTAATTTTTATCATTTCCTCCCGACGTTCTTCCCGTTTAATTTACGCGACCCAACTTTATTTTGAACTCCTCCACATCGTCGtcaccaaaaaataataataatatgaacgTGATAATTAACCTTTTTTTGGGGACATTAAGGACAAGTCCATAAACTCACTATAGCTGCAAATTAGTCCTTAAAATTTACTTGATTTAAAGAGACTTTGAAGCAAAGAAAACTTGTATAGTAAATATGAAGAATCAAGGGATTATTCTGCAAAAGTCGCAAACAGTTTAAATCTAGAGATGAGGGGGTCGAACGGGTGAGTCAAAACGTCGCCTTTCTCCGCCTCCTCTCTTCGATCACTCACCTCACAAGCAACGACCAACATCTAGCTTTTCTGGCCCGTTCCCATCCGGTGGTTCAAACCCTAGTCCGGTTGATCGACAGAAACGATGAGCACCCATGCCGTCCATCCCCCCAAAAGGAACAATCTGCCTTCTCGCCGCGGCCAGCCGGCGGTCAAGAAGTCGGTCCCGTCGGAGAACGGCGGCGTTG
This genomic stretch from Musa acuminata AAA Group cultivar baxijiao chromosome BXJ3-9, Cavendish_Baxijiao_AAA, whole genome shotgun sequence harbors:
- the LOC135649571 gene encoding calcium-dependent protein kinase 24-like, producing MSQASNPPPNRPSKPSSVLPYKTPALRDHYRIGKKLGQGQFGTTYLCVDKSDGKDYACKSIPKRKLLCREDYEDVWREIQIMHHLSEHPNVVRIKGTYEDALFVHLVMELCAGGELFDRIIQKGHYSERKAAQLIKTIVGVVEACHSLGVMHRDLKPENFLFASAGEDAALKATDFGLSMFYKPGDIFSDVVGSPYYVAPEVLHKLYGPEADVWSAGVILYILLSGVPPFWAETEAGIFRQILKGHLDFESEPWPGISDSAKDLTRNMLNRDPRKRFTAHQVLCHPWIVDDKVAPDRPLDSAVLSRLKQFSAMNKLKKMALRVIAESLSEEEIGGLKELFNMIDTDKSGTITFDELKDGLKRVGSEMMESEIQALMDAADIDKSGTIDYGEFLAATVHINKLEREENLISAFSYFDKDGSGYITIDELSQACREFGLDDVHLDEMIKEIDQDNDGQIDYSEFAAMMRKGNGGIGRRTMRNSFIFNPADARKTEER
- the LOC103997427 gene encoding uncharacterized protein LOC103997427 produces the protein MNSGKLLRIAAHEANNSTEASLGEAFLLIQNQLKPPFPLTIPSPSEYSQLNRAIAFGVLTEPHLTKTHLTHLHAIVVDGYELFTSILVKLCNESFPKLLDSPKSQLLHVCSALVNVSALKIESLLISLLRQINGGDFTESNLWLSSELLKMLSDNWNWLLEESLVLTSALFVYLRLLSDHYRLAGSVKLEELKRMEIDFCVKVLRQCFHLCMQIGRDLVRLLQDLVYISEFKDMWKDLLSDPKKLGVAEFSDLSDLYRIRTPTHYFLLRIPPEMESQLRFLLTYVRWGNQRRYQAWFAKKHLCWPGSETVISDIVRFICCAHHPSNEIIQSNVISRWAVIGWLLKCCRRNHFEANVKLALFYDWLFFDDRVDSIMNIEPAMLLMVNSVPKYVDIAHMLLEFLFLLVDNYDVDRRVLLARGVTASCRLLLRKGVVHSMEPLTSCDLLSPMLREKLRSFLPGSELSDKNKIQEGEVSVASEGKRLVQC